Proteins encoded in a region of the Trypanosoma brucei gambiense DAL972 chromosome 11, complete sequence genome:
- a CDS encoding carnitine O-acetyltransferase, putative translates to MCMWLNRIYIYIYIYSSFVSLLCFLAYFEEYKTMATSESSGAKRFWGVDSEYEVTLCSTDSPVRAYESHMFDKEVLSADGAAHTAKKPKAGDSLGYDKHQASLPRLPIPTLQDTCDLYLKSIQALVTAEEYVHTKKVVEDFLKGGGSGETLHNLLLKWDKECNQPSWLEEFWNDSYVCMRDPIPVNVNFFFQFKPHPQHLQNGRHVSQIGRAASLLHAAVEYYVSIINGTVAREFERDAPVCMSQYRFVFSTSRVPGLHQDRKICYSERPLTEDEKRSKFAEYVAASPTHCVVIIRDRFFKLEVLREDGTQYSVEELIVSLKYIEDFVTSRQNPGAPVGLLTTMDRTEWFHARERLKKLGNVDILQTIQSALICICLDGVRVVSPEVGARLLLHGQGTNRWFDRHNIIVTADGTAGVNWEHSVNDGGTALMLADFMYKKDCERFFTGDEVEALSKREGVSLTVRRMVAEKQWNLDKGIYGVMKSASEDFKALIQNNELHVLHFGNFGGAFLKRFGISPDAFFQMALQLTYYRLFGRNCATYEAATTRTFSHGRTECIRSASSEALDFCRAAWEPLFPKRIGSAVPSQGEFLRKAVAAHANAVKLAKSGLGVDRHLYGLRVMARMHGVPLPGLFNDPSYHRSGTWLMSTSHCGSNALDAFGFGPVVVSGFGIGYMIKADSIDVVITSKCTSHFTSTVVFASMLESSLFHMKTILQSEDMSRRAERDILLFSHLCGLNDFQFSEKEGFIYEHHVNGSKGEMTDSIADASPNL, encoded by the coding sequence aTGTGTATGTGGCTAaatcgtatatatatatatatatatatatattcgtcctttgtttccttgctCTGTTTTCTGGCGTATTTTGAAGAATATAAGACAATGGCAACATCAGAAAGTTCAGGTGCTAAGAGATTTTGGGGCGTCGATTCGGAGTATGAGGTGACACTATGCTCTACAGACAGCCCCGTTCGGGCGTATGAGTCGCACATGTTTGACAAGGAAGTGCTGAGCGCAGATGGAGCTGCACACACGGCAAAAAAACCCAAAGCTGGTGATTCGCTCGGATATGATAAGCACCAGGCATCCCTCCCGCGCTTACCCATTCCAACACTGCAGGATACGTGCGACTTGTATTTGAAGTCTATTCAGGCTCTCGTAACGGCTGAGGAGTACGTTCACACCAAGAAAGTTGTGGAAGATTTCCTGAAGGGAGGTGGAAGCGGGGAAACACTACACAATTTGCTCCTTAAATGGGACAAGGAGTGTAACCAACCGAGTTGGTTGGAGGAGTTTTGGAATGACTCTTACGTTTGTATGCGCGATCCCATCCCAGTCAACGTtaactttttcttccaatttAAACCTCATCCACAACACTTGCAGAATGGCCGTCATGTCTCGCAGATTGGCCGCGCCGCCAGCCTTCTGCATGCGGCCGTTGAATACTATGTATCGATTATAAATGGGACCGTGGCCAGAGAATTCGAGCGGGACGCTCCAGTATGCATGAGTCAGTACCGCTTTGTTTTCAGTACCTCGCGTGTTCCTGGATTACATCAGGACCGGAAAATTTGTTACTCCGAAAGACCGCTCACAGAGGACGAGAAAAGGTCAAAATTTGCTGAGTACGTCGCTGCCAGCCCCACTCACTGCGTTGTAATAATCCGTGACCGCTTTTTCAAGTTAGAGGTACTTCGAGAAGATGGTACCCAATACAGCGTCGAAGAACTTATAGTGTCACTCAAGTATATCGAAGATTTCGTCACCTCACGGCAGAACCCCGGAGCACCGGTGGGTCTTCTGACAACAATGGACCGCACGGAGTGGTTCCACGCTCGTGAGCGCCTTAAGAAACTGGGTAACGTAGACATACTTCAAACTATCCAATCGGCCCTCATTTGTATCTGCCTCGATGGCGTCCGTGTTGTTTCACCGGAGGTGGGCGCccggttgctgctgcatggACAAGGGACGAACCGATGGTTTGACAGGCATAACATCATTGTTACAGCTGATGGGACTGCGGGTGTGAATTGGGAGCACTCTGTTAATGACGGCGGAACGGCATTGATGCTGGCCGACTTCATGTACAAGAAAGACTGCGAGCGCTTCTTTACAGGAGATGAGGTTGAAGCCCTTTCTAAGCGGGAAGGCGTGTCCCTTACTGTGCGGAGGATGGTCGCTGAGAAGCAGTGGAATCTTGACAAGGGAATATATGGCGTCATGAAGTCTGCGTCAGAGGATTTTAAAGCATTAATTCAAAATAATGAGTTACATGTGCTACATTTTGGAAACTTTGGTGGGGCCTTTCTGAAGCGCTTTGGGATCTCACCGGATGCCTTTTTTCAGATGGCCCTTCAGTTGACATACTACCGGCTCTTTGGCCGTAACTGTGCGACCTACGAAGCGGCTACCACACGTACCTTCAGCCACGGCCGTACAGAGTGCATACGAAGTGCCAGTTCTGAAGCTCTGGACTTCTGCCGAGCGGCGTGGGAGCCATTGTTTCCCAAGCGTATCGGCTCTGCAGTACCTTCTCAGGGCGAATTCCTCCGCAAGGCAGTCGCCGCTCATGCAAATGCTGTAAAACTTGCCAAGAGTGGCCTCGGTGTAGATAGACATTTATATGGTTTGCGGGTAATGGCGCGAATGCACGGTGTTCCGCTTCCCGGACTATTTAATGATCCGTCTTACCACCGGAGTGGAACGTGGCTCATGTCGACTTCCCATTGTGGAAGCAATGCACTCGATGCCTTTGGGTTCggccctgttgttgtttcgggATTTGGGATCGGCTATATGATCAAAGCCGACAGCATAGATGTTGTCATTACTTCAAAGTGTACTTCTCATTTTACTTCTACGGTGGTGTTTGCTTCCATGCTGGAATCCTCGTTGTTTCACATGAAGACTATACTTCAGAGTGAAGATATGAGCCGGCGAGCTGAGAGAgatattttacttttctctcATCTATGTGGACTGAACGACTTTCAGTTCTCTGAGAAGGAGGGCTTCATCTACGAGCACCATGTGAATGGCAGCAAAGGTGAGATGACTGATTCCATTGCTGATGCCTCACCAAATTTGTAA
- a CDS encoding diacylglycerol acyltransferase, putative — MAGTQAAVDYTKVLVKNTVRFILLVLFLISLVVSLLLCMLADIFQAYAPVFPLWPMVFASVALNVACAVSTSLYHRVTCKASRSYKSSGNNHAYLAMQGFGYGLLFICPAVLFLYIELLASPVAVYRYGLITALGGSCAVANGLLIASLRYSEKTQRRVKEGGLGGGERPQRDSGLWRRRLLLLPDGETAIVVLLCIIALTCSIIAEYFTHLRRALTIVGMLLLVVSAAITRVGTGYRSATGEHPFSISRCSFRTGIVQGLGWFLGGATLCFDLVLCNSGAGAPPSWHIISGLSSMVSVAALLFARFHRFTEPTFKQGLQLSSDGPYVMTATSLFQLTFVWCLTLLLSTEYCELGMQLRQGLITCQTLTAVSMFALPLCTHFLGRVVFGKEYGIWISLDCRLEFAILQRLAWFCYSIAIFFAVLHMTESNHFRFVVIQALLVGVSQCLVHASLWAFGGGTLGRYSSDVEDQESLSRTTSTKSTAQEEDSEGEASVSYEGGGSALPLVLNAEMVTAIAVCVCGIALRLVADVESMDGAFVGALLGVPRKSLLNLARVMATVAVPLAHISSRDRVPLWQPFVGCGGYVSMQAVGWSVYAINTLIEAANYFHEERRSLASPVFGTQSMPLEHTVDGVCATVPFICIFLGSLFETWAQQSEKIHQRKMQQKIVELNSLLQHVIADPEDRERTKSLLKFVIGPRWKDLRSSGSSDEDERAEEVETRKEGMRNIVAILCVCVMMLFATSAFSATHQPAFTLIFGISGMMMTSVSCFSLQLFYGSIVHGATGTYSYFMPFSGGQKFVAFQTAGWSCYAAALLLILISCLEGRGSPTAFVCMGFFSVAAQFLILNSIPHFDSTPRPASLLEQNAEAALAVFALVGSFTFGVVWNAYTGGGIPGQAPSPLPIIVTAIAASCAAPLGIVSLKRHMERSAMFAVADGLESSSEASDGEEEIRSDGHTDAIAHVSNGSGHQFPSSLIQGQVNTGVDSERGTNDSFDTQTSRSFPGSTGSFGSGKRCRSVQHMEVIPGTLYTICLILALLATLIWVIFVPIVLFYMFYSYAYSGLAVFHMTFTTFHIVLFLLSIAVVTPVLVQIIYDRRCKGLRGKFWSPLVAFTVYSLPTIVVSTVLVVWTQVDTMGAEVFALNMVFMSCLSFLSYAYLVASLFNTCFLGYVLHFYLYTCLVQGLAPLVVWKCVTDVGFTVFWLWYLRGYGKLPHITGCMCGAKSRDLFRTYLSPAIVDYFSARLIVDGRGKAGRGKTVIYSNSEGEEENAGPDHNDPSNKYIYSFHPHGVFPGTALWLPMSPQWEELIGRNEETIVTTHGADVIFAVPFMRDALMSVGTMSVSRKGIENCLKQNNSPIIVTGGMAEMVYQKGSDTEMHIVMHHSGFVRMALQHGVPIVPILCFAEQNVMMNVPFPRLQRLTSRKLGFPFPTMPYGRWFLPLPHARPLTVVVGKPILPDPAMCNADDPDHVVHYRLRYFGELQRLFFKYRDEAGYPNMVLHLHCHNETHIVTEFRGSESVKDDQNQ; from the coding sequence ATGGCTGGAACCCAGGCAGCAGTGGACTACACCAAAGTGTTGGTGAAGAATACAGTAAGGTTCATCCTCTTAGTTCTGTTTCTCATATCTCTCGTTGTCTCGTTACTCCTATGCATGCTTGCTGACATCTTTCAAGCCTACGCCCCCGTCTTCCCATTGTGGCCAATGGTTTTTGCGAGCGTTGCGCTAAACGTTGCGTGTGCTGTTTCGACTTCGTTGTATCATCGAGTAACGTGCAAGGCTTCTCGTTCTTATAAAAGCTCCGGAAACAACCATGCATATTTGGCAATGCAAGGTTTCGGGTACggtttgctttttatttgtccGGCGGTGCTGTTCTTATATATTGAACTTTTAGCTTCCCCTGTTGCCGTCTACCGCTACGGATTGATAACAGCACTGGGTGGTTCATGTGCCGTGGCAAATGGGCTATTGATCGCATCTTTGCGGTACTCCGAAAAGACTCAGCGGCGAGTGAAAGAAGGTGGACTTGGGGGAGGCGAGAGGCCACAGCGCGACTCCGGTCTGTGGAGGAGACGTTTGTTATTGCTTCCAGACGGCGAGACAGCCATTGTCGTTTTGCTTTGTATCATTGCTCTCACGTGTTCTATTATTGCAGAGTATTTTACGCACCTGCGCCGTGCGTTGACCATTGTGGGCATGTTGCTTCTCGTAGTTAGTGCGGCTATCACTCGTGTTGGCACTGGGTATCGGTCTGCTACCGGCGAGCACCCCTTCTCGATCTCTAGGTGCAGCTTCAGAACGGGTATTGTTCAAGGGCTTGGTTGGTTTCTGGGTGGGGCAACGTTGTGTTTCGATTTGGTTTTGTGTAATTCAGGTGCGGGCGCACCTCCGTCTTGGCATATCATCAGTGGGTTAAGTTCGATGGTGAGCGTTGCTGCACTCCTGTTTGCAAGGTTTCACCGCTTCACAGAGCCTACATTCAAACAAGGGTTGCAGTTGTCCAGTGATGGACCCTACGTAATGACAGCAACAAGTCTATTTCAACTTACTTTTGTGTGGTGTTTAACGTTACTACTATCTACGGAGTACTGCGAACTGGGTATGCAGTTGAGGCAGGGGCTGATTACGTGTCAAACCCTCACAGCGGTATCCATGTTTGCCCTGCCTCTTTGCACTCACTTTCTTGGCCGTGTTGTGTTCGGCAAGGAGTACGGAATATGGATAAGTCTTGACTGCCGGTTAGAATTCGCAATCTTGCAGCGGTTGGCGTGGTTTTGCTACAGCATAGCCATTTTCTTCGCCGTACTTCACATGACGGAGTCTAACCACTTCAGGTTCGTTGTCATACAGGCCCTACTGGTCGGAGTTTCTCAATGCCTTGTACATGCGTCGCTTTGGGCATTCGGTGGGGGAACATTGGGGAGATATTCAAGCGATGTTGAAGATCAAGAGTCTTTATCACGTACTACTTCCACCAAATCCACTGCACAGGAGGAAGACTCAGAGGGGGAAGCCTCCGTATCTTATGAGGGCGGTGGCTCTGCGCTACCTCTAGTACTGAATGCAGAGATGGTCACCGCCATTGCGGTCTGCGTGTGCGGGATTGCCCTTCGGCTTGTTGCCGATGTGGAGTCCATGGATGGCGCATTTGTCGGTGCTCTGTTGGGTGTTCCCCGGAAATCGCTGCTGAATCTTGCAAGGGTCATGGCCACTGTTGCGGTACCGCTTGCTCATATTTCATCCAGGGACCGTGTTCCTTTGTGGCAGCCATTTGTTGGCTGTGGTGGTTATGTTTCTATGCAAGCGGTGGGGTGGTCCGTTTACGCGATCAATACGTTGATTGAGGCCGCCAATTACTTTCATGAGGAACGCCGGAGTCTTGCGTCTCCGGTATTTGGAACTCAATCTATGCCATTGGAACACACAGTGGATGGTGTATGCGCTACCGTCCCGTTTATTTGCATATTTCTGGGCTCCTTATTTGAAACATGGGCCCAACAAAGCGAGAAAATTCATCAGCGGAAGATGCAACAGAAGATCGTGGAGCTTAACAGCTTACTACAGCATGTCATTGCTGATCCGGAGGATCGGGAGCGGACGAAGTCACTTTTGAAGTTTGTAATTGGCCCTCGGTGGAAAGATTTGAGAAGTAGCGGAAGTTCCGACGAGGACGAACGCGCCGAGGAGGtggaaacaagaaaggagggCATGAGAAATATCGTAGCCATTCTCTGCGTCTGTGTAATGATGTTGTTTGCGACTTCCGCGTTTTCAGCAACGCACCAACCCGCCTTTACACTTATATTCGGGATATCAGgtatgatgatgacgagTGTGTCGTGTTTTTCGCTGCAACTTTTTTACGGATCGATCGTGCACGGGGCCACCGGAACCTATTCGTACTTTATGCCATTTTCTGGTGGGCAAAAGTTTGTTGCATTCCAGACTGCTGGGTGGTCTTGTTACGCGGCTGCACTATTGTTAATTCTAATAAGTTGTCTCGAAGGTCGCGGTTCGCCCACTGCCTTCGTTTGCATGGGTTTCTTTAGTGTCGCGGCACAGTTTTTGATTTTGAATTCTATTCCGCATTTTGATTCCACTCCGAGACCGGCTTCGTTGTTGGAACAAAATGCGGAAGCGGCGCTTGCCGTGTTTGCGCTCGTTGGATCCTTTACTTTTGGTGTTGTATGGAACGCCTACACAGGTGGTGGCATTCCAGGGCAGGCGCCATCCCCGCTCCCCATCATTGTTACAGCTATTGCCGCATCGTGTGCTGCACCATTGGGAATCGTGTCTTTGAAGCGCCACATGGAGCGTTCCGCCATGTTCGCCGTCGCTGATGGACTGGAAAGTTCCTCCGAGGCAAGTGACGGTGAAGAGGAAATACGCAGTGATGGCCACACGGATGCAATCGCCCATGTAAGTAATGGGAGTGGACACCAGTTCCCCTCTTCATTGATCCAGGGCCAAGTAAACACCGGTGTCGACTCGGAGCGAGGGACAAATGATTCCTTCGACACCCAAACATCCCGCTCCTTTCCAGGATCCACCGGATCGTTCGGGAGTGGCAAGCGGTGCCGCTCAGTGCAGCACATGGAGGTCATACCGGGCACATTGTACACGATTTGTCTCATTTTGGCGTTGCTTGCTACACTGATTTGGGTTATATTCGTCCCGATAGTTCTCTTCTACATGTTCTACTCCTACGCCTACAGTGGACTTGCCGTATTTCACATGACGTTTACGACATTTCACATTGTGTTGTTCCTGCTTTCCATTGCGGTTGTTACCCCGGTGCTCGTCCAAATAATTTACGACAGACGATGTAAGGGTCTTCGGGGGAAGTTCTGGAGCCCTCTAGTTGCTTTTACTGTGTACTCCCTACCAACAATTGTGGTTTCAACGGTGCTTGTTGTCTGGACTCAGGTGGACACAATGGGGGCCGAGGTTTTTGCCCTAAACATGGTATTCATGAGTTGCCTTTCGTTCCTTTCGTATGCTTATCTGGTGGCGTCACTCTTTAACACATGTTTCCTCGGATATGTGCTGCACTTTTATCTCTACACATGTTTGGTTCAGGGGTTGGCGCCTCTTGTCGTTTGGAAGTGCGTCACGGACGTCGGGTTTACAGTGTTTTGGTTGTGGTACTTACGAGGTTACGGTAAGCTCCCTCACATCACTGGATGCATGTGCGGTGCCAAATCGCGGGACTTGTTCCGTACCTATTTATCACCTGCCATTGTCGATTACTTCAGTGCGCGTCTTATTGTTgatgggagggggaaggcTGGAAGGGGTAAAACGGTTATATACAGTAATTccgagggggaggaggaaaatgctGGACCTGATCACAATGATCCGTCAAACAAATACATTTATTCCTTTCATCCGCATGGTGTTTTTCCCGGCACCGCACTCTGGTTGCCGATGTCACCGCAGTGGGAGGAACTGATCGGCCGCAACGAGGAGACCATTGTCACAACACACGGTGCAGATGTGATTTTTGCCGTCCCGTTCATGCGTGACGCGCTTATGTCAGTTGGCACCATGAGTGTATCGAGGAAAGGAATTGAGAACTGTCttaagcaaaacaacagccCTATTATTGTGACTGGTGGGATGGCGGAAATGGTGTATCAGAAGGGTAGTGACACCGAAATGCACATCGTCATGCATCACAGCGGGTTTGTTCGAATGGCTCTGCAGCATGGGGTGCCTATTGTGCCTATCCTTTGTTTCGCCGAGCAAAATGTAATGATGAATGTTCCCTTTCCACGTCTACAGAGACTCACCTCGAGAAAGCTTGGCTTTCCATTTCCCACAATGCCGTATGGGAGAtggtttcttccccttccacaTGCACGGCCACTCACCGTAGTGGTGGGTAAACCAATTCTTCCAGATCCTGCGATGTGCAatgctgatgaccctgatcATGTAGTGCACTACAGACTCCGCTATTTTGGTGAATTGCAGCGGCTTTTCTTCAAGTATCGTGATGAAGCCGGATATCCCAACATGGTGCTTCATCTCCACTGCCACAACGAGACGCATATTGTGACAGAATTTAGAGGGTCGGAATCAGTTAAAGATGATCAAAACCAATGA